The Candidatus Limnocylindria bacterium genome includes a region encoding these proteins:
- a CDS encoding Flp family type IVb pilin, translated as MSLRQFVRDEEGQGLVEYALIIAVIAIAVIIAMVFLRGQIENIFSNIGNNLT; from the coding sequence GTGAGTCTTCGGCAGTTCGTTCGTGACGAGGAAGGCCAGGGTCTGGTCGAATATGCACTCATCATCGCGGTCATCGCGATCGCGGTCATCATCGCGATGGTCTTCCTCCGCGGTCAGATCGAGAACATCTTCAGCAACATAGGCAACAACCTCACGTGA
- a CDS encoding NAD-dependent epimerase/dehydratase family protein, whose amino-acid sequence MGSLSGARVAVTGGAGNVGSHIVDAALAAGAREVIALDALVRGVPENLTAALATGRARLVEVDIRDREATRANIAGTDVVFHQAALRWTRCQEQPRECQEVMVDGTFNVLEAAADAKVSRVVLASSAVVYGEPMRLPIDEDHPLNGRTVYGAAKVANEQLGRAFAHLRDVPTTTLRYFNVFGPRMDIRSKYVEVMVRWLDLIDQGQPLTLFGDGSASVDFVYVDDVVKANILASDVKQKDAIVNVCSGVETRMRELATLLLDLTGSSVGMEFKAQPAGQLPARRYGDPRRAEELLGFRTATSLADGVRQLIAWRRAALTRSTR is encoded by the coding sequence ATGGGATCGCTGTCGGGCGCGCGGGTCGCCGTTACCGGCGGCGCCGGGAACGTCGGATCGCACATTGTGGACGCGGCGCTCGCCGCCGGTGCGCGCGAGGTCATCGCGCTCGACGCGCTGGTGCGCGGCGTCCCGGAGAACCTCACCGCAGCGCTCGCCACGGGGCGCGCACGTTTGGTGGAGGTCGATATCCGCGATCGCGAGGCGACCCGCGCGAATATCGCGGGGACCGACGTTGTCTTCCATCAGGCCGCGCTCCGCTGGACTCGGTGCCAGGAGCAGCCGCGCGAGTGCCAGGAGGTCATGGTCGACGGGACGTTCAACGTCCTCGAGGCAGCGGCCGATGCCAAGGTCTCGCGCGTGGTCCTCGCGTCCAGCGCGGTCGTGTACGGGGAGCCGATGCGACTGCCGATCGACGAGGACCATCCGCTGAACGGCAGGACCGTCTACGGCGCGGCGAAAGTCGCGAACGAGCAGCTCGGGCGCGCCTTCGCGCATCTCCGCGATGTGCCGACAACAACGCTCCGTTACTTCAACGTGTTTGGGCCGCGTATGGATATCCGTTCTAAATATGTTGAGGTCATGGTCCGCTGGCTCGATCTCATCGACCAGGGACAGCCGCTCACGCTCTTTGGTGACGGTTCCGCATCAGTTGACTTCGTTTATGTCGATGACGTGGTCAAAGCCAACATTCTGGCCTCTGATGTGAAGCAAAAGGACGCTATCGTGAACGTCTGTAGCGGCGTCGAAACTCGGATGCGCGAGCTGGCGACGCTGTTGCTCGATCTGACGGGGAGCTCGGTGGGGATGGAGTTCAAAGCGCAACCCGCGGGACAGCTGCCGGCTCGCCGCTACGGCGATCCGCGCCGCGCCGAGGAGCTGCTCGGATTCCGTACCGCGACCAGTCTCGCCGACGGAGTGCGACAGCTGATCGCGTGGCGGCGCGCGGCGCTCACACGTTCGACCCGCTAA